The Larimichthys crocea isolate SSNF chromosome X, L_crocea_2.0, whole genome shotgun sequence genome segment tgcaaatgcaaatgcaaataaaccagcggtcttcaacctttttcagcccaaggaccccataaacgagagacaaacagaacagagacccccatgtgtcacattttaagcctggcttataataacttttatatttacctaattgataaaacattcaggcataatggaataatttataaataatatataaaaagtaacagtttttgtcaaaagtaactttttattgcatattaatgtttgcagtttactcattatcatttttgtcagttattatgacaacaattggcggaccccctgcagaAACTCTACGGACCTCATGGTTGAAGACGCCTGAACTAAACCATTTTTGCTtgtcagtaaataaaataaacagacaaacaagattATTTTACCCCATATcagtaatatttaaatgtaattttatatttttctctagTATGGATAACAAGGTATGGTGCTCAGGATGCACAGGCAATCATCCAAGGGGATGACAGTGAGTTTGAGGGTTGTGCAGGTAGCTCAGATCAGGTCAACAAAGttctgaaacaaaacagcaagtCAACAGGCCACACATTGTGAAGGAGTACAACACATTCATGGAAGGGTTAGACCTCCAAGATGCACCATGCTTCACTGAGGAAAGAaattgtttcaaatgtttccatTTGGCCTAGACTAAACCTTCACGCATGCTGAGACCACTGGTTTAAATACAGTGCTGAAGTTTATTTTCTCAACTTTTGTTGAAAGGTGTTCTATCAAGTTTTCTACTTTAGTCTGTTGCTCAGTTTTCTACAGTTACAGTAACTAGTTCAGAGGACCTCCAATATGAGgtaatcttatttatttttattcacttttcaaactgaataaaaaacaaatctgtaaaacatattttgttgttaaaCCAAAGAAGTGaagttataattttatttaaagttacagtTAATGCCCGATGTGACACATATGTAACTTTTCAGATATTTGACAGTGGGGGGCGCTATTttgaaaaaaacccaaaacggTCAGAAATGTGTTCTGTGTGGTCTATTTAGTCTGTGTTGTAGCCACCATAATTTTCCTTAAAGAAGAAATGGGTCCGGGTTCTTCTAGTCTATCCTAGAATCAGCTGGAAGCTTTTTCAAAAGGGCTAAAGTGTAATTTGTCAAAATATGATTAAATTTCATATAAATGTACCTGTTTCCTACTCAAACACGGTGTGAGGTTCCTTTCCCATACTTTAAATTTTCTATATTGAGGCAAGGCAGAGAGAGTGACTTTAGAAAGACGGCGGCAGTTGTTAGTGTGTAGACGATAGGTGGAGGCGTATCATTACAGGGGCGTGTACTCTAAAGCCCTACAACCACATGCATACTGTAGATAacatctaaataaatatttgccCCCAAGTTAATAGATACTGTGTATTTCAAACTTTCCTGTAAACCAttccatttcatattcatatccTCACATGTTCATGCCTGAGGGCTGCAAGGCGCAACTGCTGATTTATGTCAGTTGCGCTTCATCAAGGGTGCTCAGAAAGTCGGAGGATATTTAAGCTTCAGACATCTGAGTGAGTCATTAGCAATCCAAACTCTTTAAGCTCTTGTTAAGTGATGGACAGAGCCCcttcagcagtgtgtgtctcaACAGAGCCACATACTGCATGTTTACATTCCTAAAATTAAGATGGAAATACAAGGAAACGGTGAACCATCAGAAGTCAATCATTCAATCTCTAAATACTGACTGTAGGTGGAGctttttttcatgcttttaatgtgtttatagcAGCTAGACCTGCTTAACAATCAGCCTCAATGTAAATCTTACTTTCTACAACAGTGTGCAACATTGCATGGAATCCACATAATCACTGACAGCTTGATAGTTACGCTCTGCTCCTGTCAGGAAGACAGGACGCTGGCTCGCTTCGTAGCGTTGGCCTCTCCCTTTGATTTCCTGCGATGCTTCACTCCCACACTGTTCAAGTGTAATTAGCAGCAATTTAACGACGTTGACACTGCATTCTTGTTGGCTGCTTCATCTTTAATCACACAGGGGGTTGCCTCGTCACAAACCATTGACTGCTGCAAATCAATACATGTCAGTACACGGAACACAGGAAATGAAGGTGtgactttatttgttttcaatcGTTTTGTTATACAGTAGATACCTGTTAATTTGTCTACTTAAGATAGACACTTAAAACCGTAGATTAtttttcttatattatattGCAGATTATTTTTGGCTTTATCCGTCCACATTTTGAGACACACATCTCTGAGATCCCAATAAAATGGaaggttttaaaatgacataacaAAAAGAAGTCTTTTCAGACTTCCATAGTGTCCTTTTTATACTAATAATAACCCACACACCTTACTGTAAACAGCTTAAGCAATCACCTTCTACTGAAAGTTTAGACCCTTACATTATGAGTGATGATAATGGAAACACATGTTGCcgttacatttttaaaggtgAGACCGCAAGTACACCAATATTTTTTCAATGTATAGAGtcttcagatttttctttagTCTTTATCTTTATACTCAGATTGCAATTGTTGTAACTGTTGTTGGACAATTTACATAAAGTTGAAAGCATAACATAGTAATAGATACTAACTGTTAAGCTTTACAGGTCAAGATGGCTGCAGATGGAAAAAGTAAACCAGCCACAGCGTTTTTACCAGCCAGCAACATCGAAACAATCTGTGCAGTGCAGAAAGGCAGAGTAACTGTGGCAGACTATATTCTTACATTAGACTTTTGGGGGGAGTGCTCCGATatgtaaataaactaaaatgcCCATCCTAGTTGTGAGCACCATAAACTAAATTCATCTTTTGATGTGTTGGAGTGGAAGCAGAAGTCTCAGAGACTCAAAATCGGTATGATCTTTCTGGAATTTAGTTGCACAGACTTAATTTCCTGATCACAGAGCAATACCTCTGCAGCACATCGTGGTGAACACACTGCTCCGAACAAGTACATTTCCTCACAGACACCACAGCAGTGCAGGACGTCAAATCATGTCACAGGACAGATTGTTGCTTTAGATGCAGTGTATTTGCAAATGAAATTAGATTGAAAATGTAATTGGTCAGAGAGACTAATAGCAGCATACTTTTAGAACATTGGATTTCAATTTGGAACTCAATTTGGGATTTCAAATTGGATTGGCTCAGGGCTTGACATCCTGTGAGGGCAGCACAATGTGCTTCTAGTTTGAAATGCACAGCAGAGGTTCTTGAAAGCATGcattacactttttttccctttaaacttgtgtttgcattttcatATTGACTTTAATTTATAAGGAATTACATGGATTTGCCCCAGACTGCCTCTCAGAAAAGCTTGTGGTTAATGAATCATGAAGGCCTTTTTAATGTCCTCTGGGTCTCTTTTAGCTGTTCCACaaagcagaacacaaacatttggTATTGCTGTTCTCAGCCATTAAGCTCCAAGCAGCCTTCTAGAGCAAACTTGTTATACCACGTATCACCTCAGAAAAAAATCCTCTCTCCAAGTACCATCATTGTGACAGCGCAAGTCGACTCCGATCAGCTACACAgtcacagttcacacaggaggcaggtgtATGGCTAAAAAGAGGATTTATTTTTGACTGTTGAGAGTTTTTGTACCATTCATTTCACCTCTGCTTACAATGTCATGACATTTGAACTAATCGTGGATGCGTGTGCATATACGTATCAGGAAGATAtttcaggaaattaaaaaaataatattttaaattacatttgagcGTTCcctctattttatttcattctgaaTGTTGTCAATGATTtgatatgtttaaaaatgattttatttcatttaaaaaaagaatttcagcGATTTCTTCaagtaccaccagtggtactggtaccacagtttgagaaccggTGTGCTAGAGGATCTGAACATAGATTCAAAGCTATTTGTTTAACTATTATCAATTTAATTCTTTATTGATGAagctatttattttatatatccTGTTTCATCAACTCTTTACTACTGatcattctttattttgttttattttattaacagttTTTACAATTGATTGTGTAGTACAGTGCAGTATCCTATAATATTTATCTTTTAGGATGTGAATGacttattgatttattgtttttatgtgcattAAAAATCCTTTACACATATTCCACAGGTATataatgtgacaaataaaagacaTACAACAAAAATGTTGAGTCTGGGGGTAGAAATACCCCCGTTATAACCCCCCCCCACTGCACTACAGTATCTGATGCACATCACCAGCATGTACACTCCTGCAGCAGACCAACCGCAACACTGCAGGTTTAAGTCTGACTGTGAACAGACACAGTCGAACAAAAGCGTTTGAGTTTTCATAATCTCACTTTATTTAATAACCTTGACCCCAACCACCAAGGGTTATTGCATAAAAAAGAATCgtacaaaaaaaatgcttccTCAGTCAAAGCTGTACCTATATTTTGGGGGCAGACATTTGATATTTCATACATGTGTTTAACACTGACACAGGCTCCGTTGACACGTTTTAGAAGTGACAGTACACCAActgaagataaaataaaacaaaataatgcacCATAAATTTAAAGCATACTGTCAGTGGTAAACTAAAACATCTACAGCATTTGCAGtgcatagaaaaataaataacactggATACACGTACACTGTAAATATTATGTACATAAAGTTTCAGGGATAAACAAGGTCAATGCATAGCAAGGCTCCTTAGTACCACCACAGTGCTCCCAACTTACAGTAATCAGTCTCCCTCCACTATCAACAATTGCACTGAGCAGAGTTGTCGCGCTGAAACCAATTATTGCACAGTGAAGCGCAAAACAGGAACATGATGGGAGCTCTGAAGACATCGGCTCACGAAAGGAAGAATATTTCTAACAGATGTATTTCATTTGCTGTGTAACAAGCGTGATGAACTGAACACTGCTGACCTGCCCCATAGCTACAATCACAGGTCAGCTCGTGTTCACctccccgccccccccccaTCTGAAGCCGTTAACCATTTGTGCAGTGACAAAGGTGTTTTGTGATGAGCACATATTGGCCTCTTGTTTCCTGAAGTTCTCTCAATCAGAGCAGAGGATTGTTTAAATCATCAGACCTTCTGGAAAACAGCCAGTCAGGCGCCGGGGTTCAGTATAGTAGTATAGTGACTGGAAGAGAAATTGCCCGAGGAAACAGGAGCAGGAGAGATTTTGTGCTTTCCtgaattttttttcaagttttaattTGCGAACTCACCCACAGCTCTTTAAGAGAGACTATTTATCAATTCAGCGATAACAGCTGAAATAGTCAGAGAAAGTGAATACAAAGGGCtactacaaaaaaaacttgaaaatgtGGAGCATCCCAATTATATTTTAGTGCCAGTACGTAACATAATCACTGTGGAGCAAGATGAAGGAAGTCTGTTTTTCTGGTAATGTGCTGTGAAAATTCCCCCTGTGAAATGGAAGGAACgttgaaaaaaatgaagaacaCATGATGAAAGCCTGACGCTTGACGATGAGTGTGCGTCATCGTTGACCGCCACATAAAACGGGTGCTGCTAGGGTCAAAGCCATGTGTCCATGGTACGTTTAGCAAGAAAAGGCGGCGGAAACATTTCGCCTTTAATGTAGTGTCTGAGGGAGACAGGCGTGGAGATGTTTGAGGCTAATGTGACAAAGGGAATGAAATAACAGTCTCTAGATAGGATCACAATGAAATTTGGAGGTGAAGGCAGCTGTGAGTGCTGAGGCCGATGATGTAGTGGCAGGAAGTGCTGAGTGAGATCAATAAAGATTAGAAGATGGTTGCCGCGATGGTGTCGATGTAGAGTGGAGGGTTATTCTGCTCTCTGGGTTATTTTGAGGTGCAAACTCTGCAGATATCATCCTGCCTTGAGGAAATTCTGGGGAACGTGTCATTTCCTTTAATTGTCCGTGATACaatcattctgtttttaaaaacaataacacacaagtGAGTCACATCTtagtggcaagaaaaaaaaaagaaaaaaatccagtgataaacaatgaaaatatttagaGCTACTGTAGATCTACGATATGTGAAGTCACATTCAGATGAAGCACACACATTGGCATCTACATCCGCCGTACAAGCTTTAAATAGAGTTTTCCCCAAACTGGCTTTGTGCTTATTGTTACATGAGCGGCAACAACATTTCCCTTCTTTACATGACTAGTGTCAGAAACAGCAGAGCGGCCTGCAAAACACGTGAATAAATCAAAGGGGTAAAATGACAATTGATTAAGAATACACGTCTAAGGGAAGGAGAAAATGCAGTCTTATCGTGGAGCATTAAAGAGCTCTATAAAAGTAGTCCAGCTATAAATTACAACAATGTCAATCGCCGCTTAATATGCGCTCAATCTCCTCTAGTCTCTTTAAGGCCGCTGCCCTTTTTTCCTCTATATCTTTAATCTCTTTAGTGGACTTACCCTTAGTCCGCTTGTTAGACTGGCTGCTGTCCAAAGACTCAGATTGGTCCACGCCTGCACCGCCGAGGCTTTCTGCAGAGGATTTCCGCACATTCTTCTCATCCCCAGCCCCCTTTCCAACAGCATCAGcacccctcccttcctcctcgcCCTCGGCAACCTCCACCTTAACTCTCTTCGGCTTTTCTTCCTTAGCAGCCATGGTGGCTCCCCCTGCTGAAGTGAGCGGTTGCCCCGCCGCACTCATGGCTGCTATTTTACCTCGCACGATGCTCAGGTGACGACGCACGTACTCCTCGTTTGGTGCCAGGGCCAGTGTTTCCTCCAAGCAGCGCTCGGCCCGCGGCAAGTCGCGCTCCTCGAAGTATACCACACACAGGTTGTGCTTGCCTTGCACATTGGTGGGGTCCATGTGCAAGATGCGCTCGAAGCACGCTTTGGCACCGCGCGTGTCCTTCTTGTGATTCATGAGGATGTCGCCCTTCAGGATCAGGCCCTTGATGTGCTCTGGGTGGTGGTGCAGCAGCTCGTCTAACACAGGCAGTGCGTCAATCTCGCGTTTGGACTGAGAGTAAAGCAGTGCCAGGTTAAACAGGGCACTGCGGAAGCCTGCCTGCAAACCAATGGCTTTACGCATCCACCGCTCAGCTGCCGCGTTTTCGTTGGCATCCATGGCCAACATGCCCAGGTTAAAGTAGCCGTTGGCATCTTCTGGCTCCTCCTCCACGTAGTTCAGGAAACGACGGTTGGCCTCTGGCCAGAACTTTGGCTCAcctgacacagaaaacagacacgATATGAGGTTTCATATATCTTCACAATCCATGCCTGATGatctaaaatacaaaaagcTGGTAGTCTGTACAAGAATGTGTAAATACAAAAGACATTCACAAGCACACATAGTCGCACTTCCTGGTAGGTGTTAAGGtccttgaaataaaaaaaaacgttctgGAGAGTTTCTGTCTTTAGAAACATATCGAATCCGGTCTTCAGTTGATATTTAAACTACGAAAGTGGATCATTTCTGTAACAGCTAGAGGCGACTGGTGCGATTGAGAAAACTCAAGTAGTCAAAGTCAGAATGTGAGGAACGAGAAGAGAAGAATCTGCAGCATGCTTGGCGCTGTGACAACTTGCACACCTACGTGCCCCTGCCACccggaaaaaaataaagactgtaTGCAAATCACTTCTGAGGAAGCTTGCGTTTACTGTAATGGAGCGTGCAGTGCTACAGTATACTGTCAAGTAACCTGTCATCTGATTTGTCATGAGTATTAACAATGGATTATAGACAAAGAGTTACTGGAGAGCATCATACACATATCTATATCTCATGTGACAGTTTACTTGTTGGTTATACATACAATGCTATGTGTTATACCCATACAACCTCACACTGAGGATAGCGCTTACAAGTTAACTTAAGGTTACATGAGGGAAAAATGTCACCTCATGACTCACACCTCATGTGTTCAGAAGACTGAAGAGAATCATTTAAACAATGTGACACATCCGTAAAAACTTAATTACGTTCATATGCAGAACGGATGATGATACCTTTCAAAGGGCTGAATGGTCACAGAGTCATACGAAAGTGAAAACCTTAATGACACACCTCTTTATCTGTCCCCTTTTGTTTGAACAACGCTAGGTCATAGTCGTGTGAAATGTATAGGTAGTACAGAGTGCACGGATGATTGTGGTGAGATTgacaaaagtaaagaaacatGGGTGGAAAAGCAAACATAAACAAGCCTAAACCTCCAGTCAAACCTGCTGTAAATGGAACTGctaaagaaatgtgtttattgcaTGAAGCATGAAACTTGGCCGGTCATGTAGGGTTCATTGCGACATAAGGGCCAATCTTAAGACTGCGGCTACGCCCTAAAAGGTAATATCAGGTTATTTCCTTTTGTTCATGTGCAGTTTGCATGAAAGTAAAAGCCAAATAATGCTTTCCATTTGAAAATGGACTCGTCTGTTTACTCCATTTGGATACCTGGATTATGTTTCAACTATTGACTTCCTCATTGCAGAGCAGCAGACTTCACTCACCGGACTCCTGCATGAGAAGTGCTGAGTTGAAGAGTGCCAGCTTGTGGCGAGGGTTGAGCTCCAGAGCATGGTTGAAGTTTTTCAGGGCCTCTGTCGGGTCCTTCATTTCGATGTTGACAATGGCCAGGTTGTACCACAGGTCAGCGTTGGTGCGGTCAAGCTCCAAGGCTCGGAGGTAAGCATCCCGGGCTTCTGTGAGCTTGTTCATCTTTAGCAGGAGCTCCCCTCTGGACCAAGTCAAGAAATTCAAAAGCACATAAATAGAAATCATTATAGATCAATGTGATCATTATGTGTTGTACATGGAATTTAACAATGTGTATACGGTTTCCTGGGTTTTGGCTCTCTTTTTCTTGAAACTGTAAAGCTGTCGTAGTAAGTAGTAACAACACAAAATACCAAATAAAGGAGTAAGGATGGGagttgataagatttttacgattacgattccattatcgattctgtgCGCAAATaattctgcatgttcgtcgtgttccctcccaatgctgttatctccactttgcaatgattgcaagtcgccctgttgccatctgttttggtaaaatgcagccaaactttggagcgtttgtaccgagtgggtgacattgtttactactgattgcactgcaccTGCGAAACTTGCGTGAGctacgtgacgtaattcgtgctttctgtAATTGATAAAAGAATTGTTAGATAAAttgccaaacgattccatggaattgaaacacacagaaccggttctcaacaagaaacggttctcgattcccatccctataaAGGAGCTGCAATAGTTACATTAAAACCTTCAATCCTGAAGTTCGTCTAACCAAGTACAGCAGAACAGggaataaaaatatcaaacagctCAAGAACTACTGGAAACAGAAGTTTGTATATGATATAAAGAACCTAACCTGACAAATACTCAACATTTCTTACTGTATTCATGTGTGACTCCTAAGGTGactttacatattatatatttcacaatattgtttttttacaatgtgGTTCTACTTCTGTACCCTGGTTTTTGCAGGTGAGCTGCTATTGTAAAGAACTTTTCTGACACTGAGTCACTCTTCTGTGTAACAAATTGTTAGTTACTattatttaaatacatgcaATACATTTGACCTATGGTATAGTCCAAAAAAAGATATGGCGGTGGTTAAGGAAAATATAAATGCCAGTTGTGAACAGTCAACTCAAATTACTGTTTAAATCGTATTCATTCATGGATTTAAAGAAACGATGAAGTGAGACAAtcaattttagaaaaaaaaaaaggccatttaaaagaaaaaaaaaaaaatcccccagaAAATATAGTACAGACTTATCTGAAGTTATCGTATTCTTGTGTGGGCTACGTGTGGAAATAATGGAAGTTAATGAGTCAAGGGCTGAAATCTGATGGGTATAAAGTGAAAAATCTTGCCTGCTGATGTAGGCTTGTTTGAAGTCTGGTCTCATGCTGATTGCTTGTCGGTAGAGCTGATCGGCCTCCTCCAGCCTTGATTCGTTGGCCCGGATCAGATTGGCCAGGTTTATGTAAACGTTCAGATGGTTAGGGGCCACACGTGTCGCGTACTTCTTTCCGGGAATGACCTGAGGAGTTGTTGACAGGGAAGTCATTGGTGTCAGTGATTTGGAACTGTTTGAGAAATACAGTGacttaaaaaacatgtttgttgacAATCTGCCTAATCACAGTATTGAAAACAGActcagtttttagtttttatgagGCGTTGACTCCATCTTAGCTTACAGACTAAAAAAGAAGACGATGTAAGAGAACAGTTAACCTGAGCatacataatgtaatgtagccTACACAGAGTGGTAGAGGTGGAGAGAAACAATTTGTTCATGTGGGTGGTGGGTGGAAGCACTTGTGtgttgagagagaaaaatgctaTGTGGACGAAAAACCCTGAGGTTAAAAACTCAAAGAATTTAGTCAGAGCACTCACACGGCCAAGCACAAATGACTTTTTGAATTTATGATTTGTCATAATAAGCAAGGGACGAAACAGATGCTGTCTCTCTGaatcacactttttttcttttcttaatttttaaatcaacatttttgatAAAGTCTTGGTTTTCTGGGGTGCTGCTGAAGCCCCTCATAATGGAGGAATACTACAGTTATTTCAATGGTAAAATCAGCTGAAACAGACAGTGTGTCTGCAGACATCTGCCGCATATTTTAGCAAAAAAGcctaaaaatttaatttttattaaatcGACATCAGACAGCAAAGTGATATCCAGGCATTTTAAGGTGGTTGGGCCAAACACTCAAACGGTGGGTGTACATCAAAATAAGTCTGCATGGCATGGTTGTACtaatcacacacaaatataatcGCACGCTGATCTTTTCtaacccacagacacacacacacacagacacacacacggtgagCCCTTTATGTGACACGGTGGGATACCTGTGGCATCAGGGATTTGGCAACCAGGTAGGCATCTTCTGCCTCTTTGGACTTATTCAAGTTCTTGTACGTTCTTCCAACGTTCATGTGTGCGCCGATGTCATCTGCAGAAACATCGTATGGAGTGTAAGAAAGGCAACAGAAAACGCACTTCTCACACCGAATCTTTTTAAACTTATCTCTATCTAAGTTTCTCCAACTTTGCTTTGTTTCAACATCCCACAAATAAgcaaaaataatgagaaataaaacagtgtatTTAAGTTAAAAATGCAACTTTGTTTTGTGGAGCCTTAAAGATAAATCTTTCTGGGAacaagttaaaaagaaaaagaaaaagtgaagcGTTAAAATTCAAGACCAGCAGAACTGATGACTGATGATTAGCATAGCAGGAAATCCTCATCTCGTTAATATGTTTTTACATGGTTAATCTTGGGGAAACACTCTTGGGTGGTGAGCCCGTAAAAGTGCTTATGTATTCACTGACAACAGACTTCCTGAAAACTAAGCTGTGAAGCAAAACAGAAGTGTTGGGGGAGGCTTGGCCTATGCACTctaacagaggagagaggaacagaCTCTTCACTATGAGGGCAGATTTTAAAAGTATTTCAGGAAAGGTCGCCAAACTTCTTGAGTTACAACGTGTGTAGTGGATCTTTTCAAGGTCTAGACAGGACTTAGCGTCTCTTAACCACTGAGCATGGGTGGGTGGGGCAGCGTCCCTCCATCTTAGCAGTACTGCGCGCCTAGGCAAAAGAGATGTGAAGGACGTTGTGTGGCTTTTGTTTGGAGTTAGGCGCATTTCATCATCTCAAGGGGTGCCAAAAACGGTGACTAATGGGTCGGgctcaaaataaaaatgcttgGCAAGTTTTGGAAGACGTCTCTCCCTAGTTTTCCTGGCCAGAACATGTCCAAAACATGTGAATCAAACCTCACCTCTCTGACATCTGTTACACAAGAGATTGACATCTGGGAAGATGTAAATTAATTTGACTTTGGACACGCCTTGTGCACCACCTTAAACTGTAACAGGCAGTGTTGTGCACAGATAGATGTTAActtcacattttatatattaaaattaaatataaatttcaTATAGGTTTGTCAGGTGCGATCAGTTATGGGTTCTTGGAAGTATAACTAATGAATTCATCAAGTAATAAGCCGGCCGTTAACACTGTGTAGAGAATATTTCCTTCAGTCACCCCTTTCATCACCTCTGATATCCGTGCAAAGGCAACTCATTCAGACTCTCTTTTACATGTTTGGTTGCACGTCTTTGTGCACAGTATGCATCTTATTTTTGGCACTTTTCCTGTCCATTTTCTTTTAGTTAAGTTGTGGTTTgtatgaaaacatgcaaatggAAACTATTACTAATCCttttaacaacaataataataaccacCATGAAACTGTTTCGGGAGTAAGAGCCACTTATTACCACAAGATTCACATGGGATCAAAGCCTTACTTGGCAGAGGGCAGAGGCGctaacacattttttaagttAATGTTGCAAGACAGAACATTGCAACATTGCACAGTTGGTATTATGCAACTAAAATTTCCCTTACTGTATTGATTTAACTAACTGAAGCTACAAACAAAGCAGGCAGTGACAAGTTGGCGTCTTTATACTTCCTCAAGTTGCTGTGAGAACTTGCAGAGAAATATGAGTAATCTCAGCACAGTAATTGCACTTCTAAGTGGACTCTACAGTAGTAGATAGCAtagcacaaacacaggaaaggtGGCATTGGCAAACAAGCAGACCCTGACAGATATGACTGGGAAGCACTTAAAAGtggaaaacaacagcaacaacaacaaaattaaacatCAAGTGAAACCCAATAAGGAGTTTATAACAGGATTGTATCACCTGGTCTGCatgtacagtaccagtcaaaagtttggggacaccttctcattcaagATTCTTCTTTCTTGTATTATTTTCTACACTGAAGACATCGAAACTATACACATAGGGGATTATGTGGTagacacaaaacatgtaaaaaaagaaaaaaaatgttttatattttagattcttcaaacTAGCCATCTTTTGCTGTGATAAAAACTTTGCACACTCTTGATATTCTCTCAGCAAGTAGTGACCAGGTGTGTCTAGAATTATTGCATATTATTGCAAGAACCACTCAACTAATAAAGAGAACTGTCATTACTTGAAGATGCAAAGTTGAGACAATCTAGAAAATATCATgtggaaatgaataaaaataaaataaaataattgaatgacaaggtgtgtccaaacttttgactgttGCTGTATATCAAGAACTGGTTGAGCGGCTGTCACAGAGTGTGACAGCCAACTGTGGAAAAGAATTATCGTTAAGAAATTTGCAGAGCCTTGAAGTGTATTTTATGTGCAATATCATCATGTCATTCACGGATGTCAAAATACTGAATTTATGAATGTGTGAGTTATGGTTCTTACCTGGCTGGACACGAGTGGCCTGGAGGAAGTACT includes the following:
- the tmtc3 gene encoding transmembrane and TPR repeat-containing protein 3 isoform X1, translating into MAVVSWKEILLLTGLVVGCYWNSLSCGFVFDDVSAILDNKDLRPSTPLRNLFLNDFWGTPMAEERSHKSYRPLTVLTFRLNYLFSELSASSYHMLNVVLHAVVCVLFLRVCRLFLDKNSSLVAALLFAVHPIHTEAVTGVVGRAELLSSIFLLAAFLAYTKSTGADHTIVWPPIALTVVLVAAATLCKEQGITVVGICCVHEVFVAQGFTLPMLLDTLRQVLQGKDGFPYAVLQTLLKLIVLVISTLLLVIVRVQVIQSQLPVFTRFDNPAAVSPTPTRQLTFNYLLPVNAWLLLNPSELCCDWTMGTIPLVESLLDLRNMATLLFYTFLGLLAYHSLRYRHSSAKTVIMALSLIVLPFIPASNLFFPVGFVVAERVLYVPSMGFCVLIAHGFKIVSHKGHLKKISWLIIGVLLTTHAVKTFKRNWDWESEYTLFTSALKVNKNNAKLWNNVGHALENQNNYAKALQYFLQATRVQPDDIGAHMNVGRTYKNLNKSKEAEDAYLVAKSLMPQVIPGKKYATRVAPNHLNVYINLANLIRANESRLEEADQLYRQAISMRPDFKQAYISRGELLLKMNKLTEARDAYLRALELDRTNADLWYNLAIVNIEMKDPTEALKNFNHALELNPRHKLALFNSALLMQESGEPKFWPEANRRFLNYVEEEPEDANGYFNLGMLAMDANENAAAERWMRKAIGLQAGFRSALFNLALLYSQSKREIDALPVLDELLHHHPEHIKGLILKGDILMNHKKDTRGAKACFERILHMDPTNVQGKHNLCVVYFEERDLPRAERCLEETLALAPNEEYVRRHLSIVRGKIAAMSAAGQPLTSAGGATMAAKEEKPKRVKVEVAEGEEEGRGADAVGKGAGDEKNVRKSSAESLGGAGVDQSESLDSSQSNKRTKGKSTKEIKDIEEKRAAALKRLEEIERILSGD